One stretch of Patescibacteria group bacterium DNA includes these proteins:
- a CDS encoding GspE/PulE family protein: MPFGKINTKIIDELIAKGKLDAKQQKAALAELEAGRSPEEVLVKGGLIKEDDLTRARAVAYNIPFKDLAGTVISNEVINLLPREKSEQYNMIAFARDAGGISIGLVDPRDYQSMEAVEFYAEENGLKVKFFIVSPTAFRKAMRQFQILGKEVEMELESAKEKFAPKEEKLPEEDIEKVLTGAPVARIVSTIMRHAVESGASDIHIEPTDGPSRVRYRIDGVLRTALRLPKYIHSAIMSRIKVMANLKIDETRIPQDGRITDIIGGKKIDFRISTFPCSDNEKVAMRILDTSAGAPTLAGLGFSPRNVELIEKEIKSPHGMFLITGPTGSGKSTTLYAVLNMVKGENTNVVTLEDPVEYFMESVNQSQIRPEIGYTFASGLRAILRQDPNIIMVGEIRDRETAELGVHAALTGHLLFSTIHTNDALGAVPRLIDMGVEPFLLASTLNVVIAQRLARRICDNCKEVVALPKDVEDEMREELAGIPNEVLPKGVKLNGSVSAYRGKGCPRCNGTGYSGRISVAEIMRVTKEMEQIIEEGFPSEKAEAEIKNQKMIRLRQDGFLKVLLGLTTVEEVMRISQE; the protein is encoded by the coding sequence ATGCCATTTGGAAAAATAAACACAAAGATAATCGATGAACTTATCGCCAAGGGCAAACTTGATGCTAAGCAGCAGAAAGCGGCGCTCGCCGAGCTTGAGGCCGGACGCAGTCCGGAGGAGGTTTTGGTTAAAGGTGGATTAATTAAAGAGGATGACCTGACTCGGGCGCGGGCCGTTGCCTATAATATCCCATTCAAGGACTTGGCCGGGACGGTGATTTCAAATGAGGTTATAAATCTTCTGCCGAGGGAGAAATCAGAGCAGTACAACATGATTGCTTTTGCCCGCGATGCCGGGGGAATTAGCATCGGCTTGGTTGACCCGCGCGATTATCAGTCCATGGAAGCGGTTGAGTTTTATGCCGAAGAGAATGGTTTAAAAGTAAAATTTTTTATTGTATCCCCGACTGCATTCCGCAAGGCAATGCGCCAATTCCAGATACTAGGCAAGGAAGTGGAAATGGAGCTCGAATCAGCCAAGGAGAAATTTGCACCCAAAGAAGAAAAATTGCCCGAGGAAGACATTGAGAAGGTGCTTACCGGCGCGCCGGTTGCGCGCATTGTTTCTACGATCATGCGCCACGCGGTTGAATCCGGCGCATCGGATATTCACATTGAACCGACCGACGGGCCGAGCCGCGTGCGCTACAGAATTGACGGCGTATTGCGTACCGCTTTGCGCCTGCCGAAGTATATCCATTCGGCAATTATGTCGCGCATCAAGGTTATGGCCAACCTTAAGATTGATGAAACTCGCATTCCGCAGGACGGCCGCATCACCGATATAATCGGCGGTAAAAAAATTGATTTTCGCATTTCAACATTCCCGTGTTCGGATAATGAAAAAGTCGCCATGAGAATTTTGGACACTTCAGCCGGCGCGCCGACCTTGGCGGGTTTGGGTTTTAGTCCGAGAAATGTTGAACTCATTGAAAAAGAAATCAAATCGCCGCATGGCATGTTTCTCATCACCGGTCCGACCGGTTCGGGCAAATCAACCACGCTTTATGCCGTTCTCAATATGGTGAAAGGGGAGAATACCAACGTCGTGACGCTCGAGGATCCGGTTGAATATTTCATGGAAAGCGTCAACCAGTCGCAGATTCGTCCGGAAATTGGTTATACGTTCGCGAGCGGCCTTCGCGCGATTCTGCGCCAGGACCCGAATATCATTATGGTCGGCGAAATCCGCGACCGCGAGACCGCCGAGCTCGGCGTGCATGCCGCGCTCACCGGCCACTTGCTTTTTTCAACTATTCATACGAATGACGCGCTCGGCGCCGTGCCGCGCCTCATTGATATGGGCGTAGAGCCTTTCTTGCTCGCGTCAACTCTGAACGTGGTCATTGCCCAGCGCCTCGCGCGCCGCATCTGCGATAACTGCAAGGAGGTCGTTGCTCTGCCCAAGGATGTTGAAGACGAAATGCGCGAGGAGCTCGCCGGCATTCCCAATGAAGTCTTGCCCAAGGGCGTCAAGCTGAATGGCAGCGTTTCTGCTTATCGCGGCAAGGGCTGCCCGCGCTGCAACGGAACCGGATATTCCGGCCGCATCTCGGTTGCCGAAATTATGAGAGTAACCAAAGAAATGGAGCAAATTATTGAGGAGGGTTTTCCGAGCGAA